From Nitrosopumilus zosterae, the proteins below share one genomic window:
- the ftsY gene encoding signal recognition particle-docking protein FtsY, whose product MFDKLRNAFSNAAKSLGEKELNEKDIEDVLFELEISLLESDVATEVIESIKSDLKEKLIGSKVDKKEIEKFVKDSLISSISTLFDSAGTYDLFASINEKKKQGKPFLILFVGINGTGKTTSLAKVAHLLQQAKYSVVVAAADTFRAGAIEQLREHTNRLNLKLVAQNYESDPAAVARDAVLYANSHRTDCVLIDTAGRMQTSKNLMEQIAKITKVVNPDMKIFVGDSLAGNDTVNQAREFYEHVKFDASILTKGDADAKGGAALSIVKITSTPILFVGVGQEYPDLKSFDKKTFLETIFGSLGDVEIKKPEPTPEPTPEPTPEPTPEPTPEPTPEPTPEPTPEPTPEPTPEPTPEPTPEPTPEKKISSDDPFDGIEDDDIATYSDLFDVAPPETDDEAFKLGNKIRQWIKNGKPTPSDSKTEQDEEQNETEDAQKHDKEEKPKKKRGMFGFFKK is encoded by the coding sequence ATGTTTGATAAACTTCGTAATGCGTTTTCTAATGCAGCGAAAAGTCTTGGTGAGAAAGAACTTAATGAAAAAGACATTGAAGATGTTCTTTTTGAATTAGAAATATCTCTCTTAGAATCTGATGTTGCTACTGAAGTAATTGAATCCATCAAATCTGATCTTAAAGAGAAATTGATTGGTTCTAAAGTTGATAAAAAAGAAATTGAAAAATTTGTTAAGGATAGTCTTATTTCAAGCATATCTACGTTGTTTGATTCAGCTGGAACGTATGATTTGTTTGCAAGCATTAATGAAAAAAAGAAACAAGGAAAACCCTTTTTGATTTTGTTTGTTGGCATTAACGGAACTGGCAAAACTACTTCTTTGGCAAAAGTTGCACATCTACTGCAACAGGCAAAATACTCTGTTGTAGTTGCGGCAGCTGATACTTTTCGGGCAGGTGCAATTGAACAATTACGTGAACATACAAACCGACTTAATCTGAAACTTGTTGCTCAGAATTATGAATCAGATCCTGCTGCAGTTGCAAGGGATGCTGTTCTCTATGCAAACTCCCACAGAACAGATTGTGTTTTGATAGATACTGCAGGAAGAATGCAAACAAGTAAAAACTTGATGGAGCAGATTGCCAAAATTACCAAAGTGGTGAATCCTGACATGAAAATTTTTGTCGGTGATTCATTGGCCGGTAATGATACTGTAAATCAAGCACGAGAATTTTATGAGCATGTAAAATTTGATGCTTCCATTTTGACTAAAGGTGATGCAGATGCAAAGGGTGGTGCAGCATTATCCATTGTGAAGATTACTTCTACCCCAATTCTCTTTGTAGGAGTTGGTCAAGAGTATCCTGATCTAAAATCTTTTGACAAGAAAACTTTCTTGGAAACTATTTTTGGTTCATTAGGTGATGTTGAAATAAAGAAACCAGAACCAACACCAGAACCAACACCAGAACCAACACCAGAACCAACACCAGAACCAACACCAGAACCAACACCAGAACCAACACCAGAACCAACACCAGAACCAACACCAGAACCAACACCAGAACCAACACCAGAACCAACACCAGAACCAACACCAGAAAAGAAAATTTCCTCTGATGATCCTTTTGACGGAATTGAAGATGATGATATTGCAACTTATTCAGATCTGTTTGATGTTGCCCCACCTGAAACCGATGATGAAGCTTTCAAACTAGGAAATAAAATTCGTCAGTGGATTAAAAATGGCAAGCCTACACCTAGTGACTCTAAAACTGAACAAGATGAAGAACAAAATGAAACAGAAGATGCACAAAAACATGATAAAGAAGAAAAACCTAAAAAGAAACGAGGTATGTTTGGATTCTTTAAGAAATGA
- the pfdA gene encoding prefoldin subunit alpha yields MSEEQAEQLMQQMQMLETYFSDLSQREATFFSILREATAAIESIQSLGKNPESETLVPIGMGTYIPTKISSNSKIVLNIGAGVAVEKDFPSAINYLEARIKEIEIALQDTAAKKQDAANRLEQGRAQMNQMMQAMQQQKPG; encoded by the coding sequence ATGAGTGAAGAACAGGCAGAGCAATTAATGCAGCAAATGCAAATGCTTGAAACATATTTTTCAGATTTATCTCAAAGAGAAGCAACTTTCTTTAGTATTTTGAGAGAGGCAACTGCTGCAATTGAATCCATTCAATCACTTGGTAAAAATCCTGAATCAGAAACTCTAGTTCCAATTGGAATGGGAACATATATTCCAACAAAAATTTCATCAAATAGCAAAATTGTTTTGAATATCGGTGCAGGAGTTGCAGTTGAAAAAGATTTTCCTTCAGCAATAAACTATCTTGAAGCAAGAATTAAAGAAATTGAGATTGCTTTACAAGATACTGCTGCAAAAAAACAAGATGCGGCAAATCGATTAGAGCAAGGAAGGGCACAAATGAATCAAATGATGCAGGCAATGCAACAACAAAAACCGGGATAA
- a CDS encoding superoxide dismutase has protein sequence MGKYTLPEMPYAYDALEPHIDARTMEIHHTKHHQAYTDKLNAALEACPADIQSKDIIDILSDINSVPEAQRSAVNFNGGGYDNHRLFWNNMKANGGGEPGGSVADAIKNSFGSFSDFKEKFSSTTAVIQGSGWGWLVYNPSSGKVEYKSMPNQTSPRTEGLVPLLGCDVWEHAYYLNYQNKRPDYIAAWWNVVNWDEVEDRFSKVK, from the coding sequence ATGGGAAAATACACTCTTCCTGAAATGCCATATGCTTATGATGCATTGGAACCTCACATTGACGCAAGAACAATGGAGATTCATCATACAAAACATCATCAAGCATACACTGACAAACTAAATGCAGCTCTTGAAGCATGTCCTGCTGATATCCAATCAAAAGATATCATCGACATTCTGTCTGATATTAATTCAGTACCGGAAGCTCAAAGAAGCGCAGTTAATTTCAACGGTGGTGGATATGATAACCACAGGCTATTTTGGAACAACATGAAAGCAAATGGAGGCGGAGAACCTGGAGGATCTGTTGCTGATGCAATTAAGAATTCTTTTGGAAGCTTCTCTGACTTTAAAGAGAAATTTTCATCCACTACAGCAGTAATACAAGGTAGCGGTTGGGGATGGTTAGTTTACAACCCTTCTTCCGGAAAGGTTGAATACAAATCAATGCCAAACCAAACTAGTCCAAGAACTGAGGGATTAGTACCATTGTTGGGCTGTGATGTTTGGGAACATGCATACTATCTCAACTACCAAAACAAAAGACCGGACTATATTGCCGCATGGTGGAATGTAGTTAATTGGGATGAAGTAGAAGATAGATTCTCTAAAGTAAAATAA
- a CDS encoding S8 family serine peptidase, with amino-acid sequence MKFLVFSLIVVIVSGFILFQTVQTENEFRAYLDKSVPYIGTDIPRMEGIDGTGIKIAVIDTGVDFNHPDLFGWGPNGKVIGGYNFIDENQPPLDTNGHGTQVAGVIAADGQAVGVAPKAKILAYKVSENGEGVASDLIIRAIEKAIEDEADIINISLGVNRTNAKIERAVNLALEKEIFVVTAAGNDGPELHTIGSPGRNHGSVTVGATYNNLTSSLVATLEVDGKPFTVIPMIGSTKLDVPITGKIISAGYGKMEDFEKLNVKDAIVIVERGSDVEGELLFFSIKESNAAYAGAKAMIVYNNVPGIFLGELIHEFIEPDYAPQIPVVSIDREEGLKIIESIKEEKTASLHLFYNPDFVAHFSSRGPVSPFYIKPELVAPGAYINTTQNNAGYNFTSGTSYAAPHVSGAAALLLQKNPQLHHHEIKSLLLTTVEPVSDAYGKEFSLNDAGAGRLDIGKAFGAKLIIMPPNFVSTASTDNRVVERQLELKLIEGTLDNLDIKFEGPEFIKFAHILEGNILKIKMNMTEENFGEHEGKIIINHDGTRYTIPFLIHYTQGSISVSQQNQKLSFDISYPGEWSFAKISVINSKDGKVDTTTMLPNKKTTMEVYENAEYWIEAKIRTNENTTSAYNTIEITTLPENVQRLDIDIPTKQIGIIAVIVAAVGIFGIIKRR; translated from the coding sequence GTGAAATTCCTAGTTTTTTCATTAATCGTAGTTATTGTAAGTGGATTTATTTTGTTTCAAACAGTTCAAACAGAAAACGAATTTCGAGCATATTTGGATAAAAGTGTTCCATATATTGGAACTGACATTCCCAGAATGGAAGGAATTGATGGAACAGGAATTAAAATAGCAGTGATCGATACTGGTGTTGATTTTAATCATCCAGATTTGTTTGGATGGGGACCAAACGGCAAAGTCATAGGAGGATACAATTTCATTGATGAAAATCAGCCACCTCTAGATACAAATGGTCATGGTACTCAAGTAGCAGGGGTAATTGCAGCGGATGGACAAGCAGTCGGAGTTGCACCCAAAGCAAAAATTCTTGCTTACAAAGTTTCAGAGAACGGAGAAGGAGTTGCATCAGATTTGATTATCAGAGCTATTGAAAAAGCCATTGAAGATGAGGCAGATATTATCAATATTAGTTTAGGTGTTAATAGAACAAATGCAAAGATTGAACGTGCAGTTAATCTTGCATTAGAAAAAGAAATTTTTGTAGTGACTGCAGCTGGAAATGACGGTCCTGAATTGCATACAATTGGAAGTCCGGGTAGAAATCACGGTTCCGTAACTGTAGGTGCAACATATAATAACCTCACATCAAGCTTGGTTGCAACATTAGAAGTGGATGGAAAACCATTCACAGTAATTCCAATGATTGGTTCAACAAAATTAGATGTACCAATAACAGGAAAAATAATTTCAGCAGGATATGGAAAAATGGAAGACTTTGAAAAACTCAATGTAAAAGATGCAATTGTAATAGTTGAGAGAGGAAGCGATGTTGAAGGGGAACTGTTGTTTTTTTCAATCAAAGAAAGTAATGCGGCTTATGCAGGAGCCAAAGCCATGATAGTCTATAACAATGTGCCAGGAATTTTTTTGGGTGAACTAATTCATGAATTTATAGAACCAGATTATGCACCACAAATTCCAGTCGTGTCAATTGACAGAGAAGAAGGGTTAAAAATAATAGAATCAATCAAAGAAGAAAAGACTGCATCTTTGCATCTGTTTTACAATCCAGACTTTGTAGCACATTTTAGCTCAAGAGGTCCAGTATCACCATTTTACATAAAACCCGAACTTGTGGCACCTGGGGCATATATCAACACCACACAAAACAATGCAGGATATAATTTCACAAGTGGAACAAGTTATGCTGCCCCTCATGTAAGCGGAGCTGCTGCTTTGTTGCTTCAGAAAAATCCACAACTTCACCACCATGAGATAAAATCATTACTTTTAACTACAGTTGAGCCTGTTTCAGATGCCTACGGTAAGGAATTCTCCCTAAATGATGCAGGTGCAGGAAGATTGGATATAGGAAAAGCGTTTGGGGCCAAATTAATTATCATGCCACCAAATTTTGTATCAACAGCATCAACAGACAATCGAGTGGTTGAAAGACAACTAGAATTAAAATTGATTGAAGGGACATTAGATAATTTGGACATAAAATTTGAAGGGCCTGAATTCATTAAATTTGCGCATATTCTTGAAGGAAATATTTTAAAAATCAAAATGAATATGACTGAAGAAAATTTTGGAGAACATGAAGGAAAAATCATAATCAATCATGACGGAACTAGATACACCATTCCATTTTTGATACACTATACACAAGGTTCAATTTCTGTGAGTCAACAAAATCAAAAACTTTCATTTGATATTTCTTATCCAGGTGAATGGAGTTTTGCAAAGATTTCAGTCATAAACAGCAAAGACGGTAAAGTTGACACTACAACTATGTTACCAAATAAAAAAACAACAATGGAAGTCTATGAGAATGCAGAGTATTGGATTGAGGCAAAAATAAGAACCAATGAAAATACAACAAGTGCATATAATACAATTGAGATAACTACACTACCAGAAAACGTTCAAAGATTAGACATAGACATTCCAACAAAACAAATTGGAATAATTGCAGTAATAGTAGCTGCTGTTGGAATTTTTGGAATTATTAAAAGAAGATAA
- the pckA gene encoding phosphoenolpyruvate carboxykinase (ATP), whose translation MNPSKVHRNLSVEEMVRIAVEREEGVVNSTGSLSVNTGKYTGRSPDDRFIVFDDKTRDTIDWGKINHQFPSDKFEKLLEKMKKFVDDKELYVFDGFVGADPANRLPIRVINDHVWQSMFSRNLFIRPTKEELENHEPEFTILCINDFVAVPEVDGTRTDVFILIDLTRKIVLIGGTEYAGEMKKSMFGVMNFLLPERGIFPMHCSANIGKKGDTALFFGLSGTGKTTLSADPNRSLIGDDEHGWSDNGTFNFEGGCYAKCINLSKEAEPEIWNAIKPGAVLENVVLKDNVPDYDDNTLTENTRVAYPLDFIPGAVIPSVGGNPKVIVFLTADALGVLPPVSRLTREGAMFHFISGYTSKLAGTERGIKEPKSVFSECFGAPFMPRPASVYAKLLGEKIDKHNTVVYLVNTGWSGGPYGIGKRIKIKYSRAMVTAALSGALDTVEYRHDDLFNLDIPTEVDGVPPEILDSKNTWDDKDLYESSAKKLAEMFIENFKRFENVSPDIIAAGPKATQ comes from the coding sequence ATAAACCCATCCAAAGTTCACAGAAACCTAAGTGTTGAAGAAATGGTGCGCATTGCAGTTGAAAGAGAGGAGGGTGTGGTAAATTCAACAGGCTCTCTCTCAGTAAATACTGGAAAATATACTGGAAGATCTCCTGATGACCGATTTATCGTCTTTGATGATAAAACCCGAGATACAATTGATTGGGGAAAAATCAACCACCAATTCCCATCTGACAAATTTGAAAAACTTTTAGAAAAAATGAAAAAGTTTGTTGATGACAAGGAGCTTTATGTTTTTGATGGTTTTGTAGGAGCTGATCCCGCTAATCGTTTGCCAATTAGAGTGATAAATGATCATGTTTGGCAAAGTATGTTTTCAAGAAACTTGTTCATTAGGCCAACAAAAGAAGAGTTGGAAAACCATGAACCAGAATTTACCATTCTATGTATTAACGACTTTGTTGCAGTTCCAGAAGTTGATGGAACTAGAACGGATGTCTTTATTCTAATTGATTTGACAAGAAAAATTGTATTGATTGGAGGAACAGAATATGCAGGTGAAATGAAAAAATCTATGTTTGGTGTAATGAACTTTCTTCTACCGGAACGAGGAATATTCCCAATGCACTGCTCTGCAAACATTGGCAAAAAGGGAGATACTGCATTGTTCTTTGGATTATCTGGTACTGGAAAAACTACCCTTTCTGCAGATCCAAATAGAAGTTTGATTGGTGATGATGAACACGGGTGGTCTGATAATGGAACATTCAACTTTGAAGGTGGATGTTATGCAAAATGTATCAATCTTAGTAAAGAAGCAGAACCAGAAATTTGGAATGCAATCAAACCTGGTGCAGTTTTAGAAAATGTTGTGCTTAAAGATAATGTTCCTGATTACGATGATAACACCTTAACTGAAAACACTCGAGTTGCATATCCATTAGATTTCATTCCTGGTGCAGTAATTCCAAGTGTTGGTGGAAATCCTAAAGTCATTGTATTTTTGACTGCTGATGCATTAGGTGTTTTACCACCTGTTTCTCGATTGACAAGAGAAGGAGCAATGTTTCATTTTATATCTGGTTATACAAGTAAATTGGCAGGAACCGAACGTGGTATCAAGGAACCAAAATCTGTATTTTCAGAGTGTTTTGGCGCCCCATTCATGCCTAGACCTGCTTCAGTTTACGCTAAATTACTTGGAGAAAAAATCGACAAACACAACACTGTAGTCTATCTTGTAAACACCGGTTGGTCTGGTGGTCCATATGGAATCGGAAAAAGAATAAAGATCAAGTACAGCCGTGCTATGGTCACTGCTGCACTATCAGGCGCATTGGATACTGTAGAGTATCGTCATGATGATTTGTTTAATTTGGATATTCCAACTGAAGTAGATGGAGTTCCTCCAGAAATATTGGATTCTAAAAACACATGGGATGACAAAGACTTGTATGAATCATCTGCCAAAAAATTAGCAGAGATGTTCATTGAGAATTTTAAGCGGTTTGAAAATGTCTCACCTGACATAATTGCTGCAGGACCAAAAGCTACGCAATAG